The Pyxidicoccus sp. MSG2 DNA segment TGGACACCAGGCCTCCCACCGCGCTCACCGCGTAGAAGCCGGCATGCCCCAGCAGGCTCTGCCCCGCCGTGCCCACCACCTGGAAGAGCAGGAGGAAGGCGCCGAACTTGAGCGCTGACTGGAGCGAGAACGGGCTCTGCAGCGGCAGGGACGGCGCGGCGGCCTCCGGCGCCTCTGGCCGCCGCGTGCGCACCAGCGCCAGCCCGATGCTCGACAGGAGGATGAGCGCGAGCGGCACGGCCGAGTTCACCAGGGCCCGGTACGACAGCAACCCGAGCAGCACCGCGTTGCGCAGCGCCATCGCCGCGGTGGCCAGCATCACCCCGCGATAGGCCACGTCCTGCAGCCGGCCTTCCGTCTCACGCACGCGGTTGGACAGCTCCGTCACGGTGACGGTGCTGTTGACGAGCCCGCCCAGGAAGCCCGTGACTTCCACGCCGCGGGTGCCGAAGAGCTTGAGCAGCAGGTAGTTCACGAAGCCCATCGCCGCGATGAGGATGACCGTCACCCACGCGGCCCGGGGCGCGATGAGGCCCCATGGGTCCACCGGCGACGCCGGCAGCACCGGGTAGATGGCGAACGCGAGGATGGCCAGCAGGATGGCGGAGCGCAGCTCCTCGGCCGTCAGCTGATGGCTGAAGCCCGCGAGCCGCTCCTTCCACGTGAGCAGCCCGGCGCTGGTGACGGCCACCGCCGCGGGCGTCACCACATGCCCCAGCCCGCACAGCACGCCCGTGAAGCCCGTCACCAGCAGCGCAGCGGACGTGGTGAGCTCGGCACCCTGATTCGCGCGCAGGGACTGCCAGTTCAGGAAGCACACCAGCACGCCCAGCAGCAGGACGGCCGCGACGGCGAACGGCGGGCCCAGCAGCCCGCCCAGCCCGCCGAGCAGCGAGGCGAACCCGAAGGTGCGCAGGCCCGCTTCCTTGCCGCGCCACTCGCGCTCCAGTCCCACGAACAGCCCCACCGCCAGGGCGAGCATCAACCGCATCAGGGTCTGCAGCGGAGGCCATGCGACGGCCGGAGGAATGCCTTCCAAGTGAATGACCTGCCTTCCCAGGAGGAGGAATCGAGCGCTCGGGCTCAGGTGGTTTCGCGGGAGACTTCGTGGGCCGCGCCCCCGACGGAGTACAGCCTCCGCCAGCCCCGCTCGCGCAGGAGCCGCTGCATGGGCTCCCTCAGGGCCGCCCGGAGCTGTCTCTCTTCGTCCGGGGTGGCGCTCGCCTGGACGGGCAGGCTCCAGCACACGCCGTCCGGCTTGCCCTCCGGCTGCGCCTCACCCGGAAGCACGAGCCGCACCACGAGGGGCGGCAGTCCCGCCGGGTCTGGCGCTTCGTGCGTGGTGCCGACGATGGCCCGCGCGCGCTCGGGGGACGCGAGCTGGTTGAAGAGCGCCGCGGCCAGCTCGGCGACCCGGGGCTGCGAGCACTGGAAGATGAGGGTCCAGGTGCGGGCGGGCTTCGCGGTGGGCGCCTGCAGCCAGCGGAAGAGACACACCGCGAGCGTGGCGCCGAGCAGTTGGGCGGCGACGAACGACTCGACATCCATGGGATGCACGGCGCTGACGCGGGTGCTGACCGCGCGGGCGAGGATGAGCGCCGGATTGGCCAGCGAGCGCGAGTCGGTGAACCACACGGTGGCGGCCACGTAGCCGGCCACCGCGAGCGGCATGGCGGACGGACGGCTCCGCACACAGCCCCGGACCACCACCAGCAGTCCGAACGTGCAGACCAGCTCCGTGAGGAACTGCGCCAGGCTGGCCGAGGGCAGCCGCGTGGCGACGAGCACCGGCTCGCCGCACATGACGTGCGCGACGAGACGTCCCACCAGGCCACCCCCGAGCTGGGCCAGCACATACCGGGGCACGTCGCCCCAGGGCGTGCCGTCCTCCAGCGCGTCGGCGAAGGTGAGGGCGGGGTTGAAGTGCGCCCCGGAGAGTGGCTGGAGCACCAGCGTGAGGCACGCCAGGACGGCTCCGGCCGCCAGCGACATGAAGAGGCGCCCGTCGGTGGCGCTCACGCCCAGGTGCTCGGCGCCGTGGTGGGCGCCCTCCAGGGCCACCACCAGCAGTCCGCAGCCGAGCGCCTCGACCACCATCCGCCGGGGCCTGCTCAGGCGGCCGGTCGCGGGTGCCTCGGAGGATTGGGACGCAGCCGTCATCGCATGGCCCTCCACCAGGAGGCGGAGCGTGAGTCCTCCGCCGTTCCGTGCGGGCCCTCGGGAGCCCGGCTCCACCTCCGCACGCGGATCACCCACCCTACGCATCACCCGCGCGCCCGTCAAAGGCAGGCGGGGAGCCGGGTGCCCGTGGCTTCTCGGAGGCAACACCCTCGCTGCGGCCCCGTGTCCGGATGGGCGCGGGTTATGCTCCCCGGAAACCGCAAGGAGGCAGCGCGTGGGAGTCGTCCGGCTCGTGGGAGTGATGCTCGCCGTCGCGGGGGGCGTGTTGCTGTGGACGGGGCTGCGCGCCAGGGACTCGCTCTCCGAGCGCGTCACCGAGGCCTTCACCGGCCGCAATACCGAGAGCACCACGCTGTACCTCGCGGGCGGCGGCGCGGCGCTCGCCGGTGGCGTCCTGCTGATGCTCTTCGGAGGCGGTGGCCGGCGTCGGCGGTAGGCCCGGCCCCGCCGCGCTACGCGTTCAGTGCCGCCGCGTGGTGGCGGAGGTGGTCCTCCATGAACGTGGAGACGAAGTAGTAGCCGTGGTCGTACCCCTCATGGATGCGGAGGTTCAGGGGCTGCCCCACGGCCTCGCAGGCTTCGCGCAGCAGCTCCGGCTTGAGCTGCTCCTGGAGGAACTTGTCGCCCGTGCCCTGGTCCACGAGCAGCGGCGGGAGCCGCGCCTTCGAGGCCCGCAGCAGCTCCGTGGCGTCGTATTCGCGCCACGCGGCGGTGTCCTCGCCCAGGTAGCCGCGGAACGCCTTCTGCCCCCAGGGCACGCGCATGGGCGCGGAGATGGGCGCGAAGGCGGACACGGAGCGGTAGCGCCCGGGCTGGCGCAGCGCGCACACCAGCGCGCCGTGCCCGCCCATGGAGTGGCCGAAGATGCCCTCTCGGTCCGCGCGGGCGGGGAAGTGCGCGGCGATGAGCGCCGGCAATTCCTTCGTCACGTACGTGCCCATGCGGTAGCGCGCGGACCACGGCGCCTGCGTGGCATCCAGGTAGAAGCCCGCGCCCACGCCGAAGTCCCAGGACGCGTCCTCGCCGGGGTATCCCGCGCCGCGCGGGCTGGTGTCCGGGGCCACCAGCATGATTCCCAGCTCCGCCGCCACGCGCTGCGCGCCGCCCTTGATGAGGAACGTGTCCTCCGTGCAGGTGAGGCCCGCCAGGTAGTAGAGCACCGGCACCTTCCGCTCCCGCGCCTGTGGCGGGACGAAGATGCCGAAGCGCATGTCACCCCCACACGCCTCGGACGCGTGGCGGTAGAAGCCGACGGTACCGCCGAAGCAGCGGTGCTCGGACAGGAGGGTGGGGGCCACCGTCATGAGTACTTCACCACGCTGCGGATGGACTCGCCCCGGTGCATCAGGTCGAAGCCCTTGTTGATGTCCTCCAGCGCCAGCGTGTGCGTAATCAGGTCATCGACGTTGATCTTCCCGTCCATGTACCAGTCGACAATCTTCGGCACGTCCGTGCGGCCGCGCGCGCCGCCGAAGGCGCTGCCCTTCCACACGCGCCCGGTGACGAGCTGGAACGGCCGCGTCTTGATTTCCTGCCCCGCGCCGGCCACGCCGATGATGATGCTCTCGCCCCAGCCCCGGTGGCAGCACTCCAGCGCCTGGCGCATGGTGTTCACGTTGCCGATGCACTCGAAGCTGTAGTCCGCGCCGCCGCCGGTGAGGTTGACGAGGTACGGCACCAGGTCGCCCTCCACCTCCTTCGGGTTGACGAAGTGGGTGAGGCCGAACTTCTCCGCCATGGCCTTGCGCGCGGGGTTGATGTCCACGCCGACAATCTGGTCCGCGCCCACCATGCGCGCCGCCTGCACCACGTTGAGGCCGATGCCGCCCAGGCCGAACACCACCACCTTGGCGCCCGCCTCCACCTTCGCCGTGTACACGACGGCGCCGATGCCCGTCGTCACGCCGCAGCCGATGTAGCAGACCTTGTCGAACGGGGCGTCCTCGCGAATCTTCGCGACGGCAATCTCCGGCAGCACCGTGTACTGGGCGAAGGTGGATGTGCCCATGTAGTGGTGCACCGGCTCACGCCCGAGGCGGAAGCGGCTGGTGCCGTCCGGCATCAACCCGCGGCCCTGCGTGGCGCGGATGGCCGTGCACAGGTTCGTCTTGCGCGACAGGCACGACTTACACTGGCGGCACTCGGGCGTGTACAGCGGGATGACGTGGTCGCCCTTCTTCACCGACGTCACGCCCGCGCCCACGTCCACGACGAGGCCCGCGCCCTCGTGGCCGAGGATGGCCGGGAACAGCCCCTCCGGATCACTCCCCGAGAGGGTGAACTCATCCGTGTGGCAGATGCCGGTGGCCTTCAACTCGACGAGCACCTCGCCCGCCTTGGGCCCTTCCAGGTGCACCGTCTCGATGCTCAGGGGCTTGCCCGCCTCGAGCGCCACCGCTGCGCGGATGTCCATACGCCACTCTCCCAGTCTGGATGTTGAGGCTCAAAGCGTACGGCCGGGCCCGGGGAGGGGGACAGGAAGATTTCTGCAAGGCGCGATGAGTGGACACTCGCGGGAGCGGCGCACGCGCGCGGAAAAAGCGAAGGGCCTGGCACCGACTCGCGGTTCCAGGCCCTCGCATGTGCCACGGGTGGTGTGACGGCTACGGCGTGTTCTTCGCCTGGGCGGGGGCGGCGGGCTGCGCGCCACCGGCCTTCTTGGCCTCGCTGAACTTCTTGGTCATCTCCGCGAACTGCACCTGGAAGTCGTCCATGCGCTTCTGGTGCTCCGCGGCGCGGGCGTTGGCCTCGTCGACGATGGTCTTGTCCTTGGCATTCTCCGCGGCCTCGGACAGCGCCTGCTCCTTCTGCTGCCGCTCGTACTCCATGAGGCGGCCCATCACCACGCGCTTGTTGAGGTACGTGTTGGCGGAGTTGGCGTTGATGGCCAGCACCTGGTCGTAATAGTTGAGCGACTTCTCCAGGTCCGCCTTGACGATGGGCGCCTCCATGGAGCGGGCGCCGCCGCGCTGCGCGTAGATCTCCGCGATCCACCCGAGGGACGCCTCGTCCTTCGGCTCGAGCTTCAGCGCCTCGTTGAAATACTTCTCGGCGTCATCGGTGGTGCCCGCCGTCATGTGCATGCTGGCGAGCGTCCGGAGGACCTCGGCCTTCTCGGCCGGCGTGGCCTTCATCTCCAGGATCTTCATGACGGCCTGGGAGGCCTCGGCCATCTGGCCGACCTGCATGTGCGCGTAGGCCTTCTTCTCCCAGACCTTCTCCTGCTTGGGGTCGGCCTCGAGCGAAAGCGCGTACTCGGCCGCCGCCTCCTTGAACTCCTTCTTGCTCAGGTGGTCGGTGCCCTTGATGCGGTGCGTCTTGGCAGCCTCCTCTTTCTCGTCCTTACAGCCGAAGGGGCCACCCAGGGCGAGAACTCCGAGTACCAGACCGACCTTTCCCAGACGCTTCATGTGCATGCCTTTCGAGCGGGGCCTGGGTGCATCGACCCGGCCCGGTCCTGAACTGCCGATGGAGAGCTTTCCGCGGACCCGCCCTCACGGGTCCTGATGGGACTGGGAGCATACCCGAAGTCGCTCGACTGCCGCCTCCGGCCTTGGGCTGCCTGCCTCCCTGGTCTCCCGGCCCGCGCTCCGCTCTGGTGGCGCGTTTCTGCCCCATCTGGACGGCGGGAGGATGACTCCGGGTATGGGCGCTGGCGCGACTCGCGACTAGCCTGCCCGCTTTCGCGATTGGAGGCCCGCGCAATGCCCGTCCTTCCCCGCCGCACCCTGCTCC contains these protein-coding regions:
- a CDS encoding MgtC/SapB family protein; translated protein: MRLMLALAVGLFVGLEREWRGKEAGLRTFGFASLLGGLGGLLGPPFAVAAVLLLGVLVCFLNWQSLRANQGAELTTSAALLVTGFTGVLCGLGHVVTPAAVAVTSAGLLTWKERLAGFSHQLTAEELRSAILLAILAFAIYPVLPASPVDPWGLIAPRAAWVTVILIAAMGFVNYLLLKLFGTRGVEVTGFLGGLVNSTVTVTELSNRVRETEGRLQDVAYRGVMLATAAMALRNAVLLGLLSYRALVNSAVPLALILLSSIGLALVRTRRPEAPEAAAPSLPLQSPFSLQSALKFGAFLLLFQVVGTAGQSLLGHAGFYAVSAVGGLVSSASAVASAASLCAHGLLTPTIAGVGAIIASLASAAVNFVLVARVSGQRPLTLRLGWALGMVVVLGLVGAFVQTRLTGFIH
- a CDS encoding aquaporin, with product MTAASQSSEAPATGRLSRPRRMVVEALGCGLLVVALEGAHHGAEHLGVSATDGRLFMSLAAGAVLACLTLVLQPLSGAHFNPALTFADALEDGTPWGDVPRYVLAQLGGGLVGRLVAHVMCGEPVLVATRLPSASLAQFLTELVCTFGLLVVVRGCVRSRPSAMPLAVAGYVAATVWFTDSRSLANPALILARAVSTRVSAVHPMDVESFVAAQLLGATLAVCLFRWLQAPTAKPARTWTLIFQCSQPRVAELAAALFNQLASPERARAIVGTTHEAPDPAGLPPLVVRLVLPGEAQPEGKPDGVCWSLPVQASATPDEERQLRAALREPMQRLLRERGWRRLYSVGGAAHEVSRETT
- a CDS encoding DUF3185 family protein, with product MGVVRLVGVMLAVAGGVLLWTGLRARDSLSERVTEAFTGRNTESTTLYLAGGGAALAGGVLLMLFGGGGRRRR
- the fghA gene encoding S-formylglutathione hydrolase; this translates as MTVAPTLLSEHRCFGGTVGFYRHASEACGGDMRFGIFVPPQARERKVPVLYYLAGLTCTEDTFLIKGGAQRVAAELGIMLVAPDTSPRGAGYPGEDASWDFGVGAGFYLDATQAPWSARYRMGTYVTKELPALIAAHFPARADREGIFGHSMGGHGALVCALRQPGRYRSVSAFAPISAPMRVPWGQKAFRGYLGEDTAAWREYDATELLRASKARLPPLLVDQGTGDKFLQEQLKPELLREACEAVGQPLNLRIHEGYDHGYYFVSTFMEDHLRHHAAALNA
- a CDS encoding S-(hydroxymethyl)glutathione dehydrogenase/class III alcohol dehydrogenase; this translates as MDIRAAVALEAGKPLSIETVHLEGPKAGEVLVELKATGICHTDEFTLSGSDPEGLFPAILGHEGAGLVVDVGAGVTSVKKGDHVIPLYTPECRQCKSCLSRKTNLCTAIRATQGRGLMPDGTSRFRLGREPVHHYMGTSTFAQYTVLPEIAVAKIREDAPFDKVCYIGCGVTTGIGAVVYTAKVEAGAKVVVFGLGGIGLNVVQAARMVGADQIVGVDINPARKAMAEKFGLTHFVNPKEVEGDLVPYLVNLTGGGADYSFECIGNVNTMRQALECCHRGWGESIIIGVAGAGQEIKTRPFQLVTGRVWKGSAFGGARGRTDVPKIVDWYMDGKINVDDLITHTLALEDINKGFDLMHRGESIRSVVKYS
- a CDS encoding tetratricopeptide repeat protein gives rise to the protein MKRLGKVGLVLGVLALGGPFGCKDEKEEAAKTHRIKGTDHLSKKEFKEAAAEYALSLEADPKQEKVWEKKAYAHMQVGQMAEASQAVMKILEMKATPAEKAEVLRTLASMHMTAGTTDDAEKYFNEALKLEPKDEASLGWIAEIYAQRGGARSMEAPIVKADLEKSLNYYDQVLAINANSANTYLNKRVVMGRLMEYERQQKEQALSEAAENAKDKTIVDEANARAAEHQKRMDDFQVQFAEMTKKFSEAKKAGGAQPAAPAQAKNTP